From the genome of Triticum aestivum cultivar Chinese Spring chromosome 3B, IWGSC CS RefSeq v2.1, whole genome shotgun sequence, one region includes:
- the LOC123069951 gene encoding neutral/alkaline invertase 1, mitochondrial has protein sequence MNGQTTMGLAAAVRPCRQRLLTSASAAAAKASAIRLFPRCPHPQHHHHGRRLPFLVSAASHTSQSDPSTTPTPTPVTSDPRSAVAGNLPFFDCVLFPGSFPPESPPVEDPAPPADERPASASPVREETETDREAWKLLRRAVVSYCGEPVGTVAAEDPECTEMLNYDQVFIRDFVPSALAFLMRGETEIVRNFLLHTLQLQSWEKTVDCYSPGQGLMPASFKIRTVPLDENNEAFEEILDPDFGESAIGRVAPVDSGLWWIILLRAYCKITGDYSLQERVDVQTGIKLILSLCLSDGFDMFPTLLVTDGSCMIDRRMGIHGHPLEIQALFYSALRCSREMIVMNEGSKHLLRAINNRLSALSFHIREYYWVDMNKINEIYRYKTEEYSHDATNKFNIYPEQIPSWLVDWIPEKGGYLIGNLQPAHMDFRFFSLGNLWAISSSLTTPTQAEGILSLIEEKWDDLLANMPVKICYPAMEYDEWRIITGSDPKNTPWSYHNGGSWPTLLWQFTLASIKMGRPELARRAIAVAEEKLSADKWPEYYDTRSGRFIGKQSRSYQTWTIAGFLTSKMLLENPELASILTCDEDLELLEGCACCLSKRSRCSRRAAKSDITG, from the exons ATGAATGGTCAAACCACGATGGGGCTCGCCGCCGCCGTGAGGCCATGCCGCCAGCGCCTCCTCACCTCCGCCTCAGCCGCGGCCGCGAAGGCCTCTGCGATCCGGCTCTTCCCAAGATGCCCCCACCCGCAACACCACCACCACGGCCGACGCCTCCCGTTCCTCGTGTCGGCGGCGTCGCATACCTCGCAGTCCGACCCGagcaccacccccacccccacccccgtaaCGTCCGATCCCCGTTCCGCCGTCGCTGGCAACCTCCCCTTCTTCGACTGCGTGCTCTTCCCGGGCTCCTTCCCTCCGGAGTCCCCGCCTGTGGAGGACCCGGCGCCGCCGGCTGATGAACGTCCGGCGTCTGCTTCACCGGTGAGAGAGGAGACGGAGACGGATAGGGAGGCATGGAAGCTATTGAGGAGGGCTGTGGTGAGCTACTGCGGCGAGCCGGTCGGCACGGTGGCGGCGGAGGACCCGGAGTGTACGGAGATGCTTAACTACGATCAGGTCTTCATCAGGGACTTTGTGCCCTCCGCTCTTGCCTTCCTCATGCGCGGGGAGACCGAGATCGTCCGCAATTTcctcctccacaccctgcagctGCAG AGCTGGGAGAAAACTGTTGACTGTTACAGCCCTGGGCAAGGCTTGATGCCAGCTAGTTTTAAGATTAGGACCGTTCCACTTGATGAAaacaatgaagcatttgaggagaTTCTGGATCCTGACTTTGGTGAATCAGCTATTGGCCGTGTAGCTCCAGTTGATTctg GACTTTGGTGGATTATCTTACTGAGAGCATACTGCAAGATTACAGGAGACTATTCATTGCAAGAAAGAGTGGATGTGCAAACCGGGATTAAGCTGATCTTGAGTTTGTGTTTGTCTGATGGGTTTGACATGTTCCCCACTTTACTGGTCACAGACGGATCATGCATGATAGACAGGAGGATGGGGATACACGGGCATCCTCTTGAGATTCAA GCTTTGTTCTATTCTGCTCTGAGATGCTCAAGGGAAATGATTGTTATGAACGAGGGCTCAAAACACCTCCTCCGAGCCATCAACAACAGGCTCAGTGCATTGTCTTTTCACATTAGGGAGTACTACTGGGTCGATATGAATAAGATAAACGAGATCTAcagatacaagacagaagaatACTCACATGATGCAACTAACAAATTTAACATTTATCCCGAGCAAATCCCTTCCTGGCTTGTTGATTGGATTCCTGAGAAAGGGGGTTATCTTATTGGAAATCTGCAGCCAGCTCACATGGATTTTAGGTTCTTCTCACTTGGCAACCTTTGGGCCATATCTTCATCTCTAACTACTCCAACACAAGCCGAGGGAATACTTAGCCTTATTGAAGAGAAATGGGATGATCTCCTAGCAAATATGCCCGTCAAGATCTGTTACCCTGCAATGGAATATGATGAATGGCGCATTATTACAGGCAGTGACCCTAAGAACAC CCCATGGTCATATCATAATGGTGGATCTTGGCCAACCCTACTGTGGCAG TTTACACTGGCCTCCATCAAAATGGGAAGACCAGAGTTGGCCCGTAGGGCCATTGCAGTGGCCGAGGAGAAGCTCTCAGCTGACAAGTGGCCAGAATACTATGACACCCGGTCTGGAAGATTCATTGGGAAGCAGTCACGGTCATATCAGACATGGACTATTGCTGGTTTTCTGACCTCCAAGATGTTGCTGGAAAATCCAGAGCTAGCTTCTATCCTGACCTGTGATGAGGACCTTGAGCTCCTTGAAGGCTGTGCTTGCTGCCTCTCGAAGAGGAGTAGATGCTCACGACGTGCGGCCAAATCAGATATCACTGGGTAA